GTCCGACAGTCTCTCCCGACGGCGAGGAGTCGGGGGCCGCCGGGCAGGGCGATCTGGTGACGGGATACGGTCGTCGGGTGGAGTTCCGCATGCTGGGGCCGTTGGAGGTTCGGCGGGAGGGGCAGCGGGTTGCTCTGGGAGGACGACAGGTCGAGAAGCTGTTGGCGGGTCTTCTTCTGGCCTCCGGCCGGGTCGTCTCGGTCGATGAGCTTGTGGAGACGCTCTGGGATGGCGAACCGCCCGTTACGGCTCGCCAGCAGATCCACAAGTCCGTGGCCGCTCTGCGGCGCAAGGTTCCCGGTGTCGTCATCACGGACGGACCCGGCTACCGGCTGGCGCTGACCGGTGCCGGCGCGACGCTCGACGCCGCACAGTTCGACAGGCTTGCGAACGATGCGACGATTCCGAGCCTCACGGCTGCGCTCGGGCTGTGGCGTGGGGCGGCGCTCGCCGGGATCGACGGGCGTGTCATCCGCGCCCGAGCGGTCTGGCTGGAGGAACGGCGACTTGTGGCTGCCGAGAAGCTTGCCGAGCTCCGTATCGACGCAGGCGAGTCTGCTGCGGTTGCGATCGAGCTTCCCGCGCTGATCGCCGCGCATCCGTGGCGCGAGAGCCTCCGAGTGCTGCTGATGCTCGCTCTCTATCGCTCTGGTCGCCAGGCCGATGCCCTGGCGGCGTATGCCGATGTCCGTACGGTCCTGTGTGAGGAGCTCGGACTTGATCCCGGCCCGGAGCTCGCCCGACTCCACGAACAGATCCTGCGTGCCGATCCTTCGCTCGGGGCGCGGATCCGTACTGCACCGTCGACCTTGCCATATGACGTTCCCGGGTTCGTCGGACGAGCCTCGGAGCTCGCATGCATCCTCGGCGAGGGTCGGATCCACGTGGTCGAAGGGTTGGCCGGCATCGGCAAGACCGCCCTGGTCGTCCACGCCGCGCACCGATTGGCCGATCGGCATCCCGACGGGCAGCTCTTCGTCGACCTGCACGGGTTCACACCCGGTCGGTCACCCGTCGATCCGCTGACCGCGCTCGAACAACTCCTGCGTACGCTGGGCGTTCCGCCCGCACGGATTCCGGATGGAATCGATGCCCGCTCGGCTGCGTGGCGTTCGGAAACCGCTGGCCGGAAGCTTGTCGTGGTGCTCGACAACGCCGTCGATGCCGACCAGGTACGACCGATCCTGCCCGGTTCCTCGACGTGCCGGACGCTGATCACCTGCCGGGTCCGACTCGCCGAACTGGTCGACGTGACGACCGTGGCCCTCGACGTGCTGTCCCCACGAGAGGCGCGAGCGTTGTTCGCCGAAGCGGTCGGTCCCCATCGGATCGCCGACGAAGAAGCGAACCTCGAACGTGTCCTCGAGCTCTGCGGTCGAGTTCCGCTGGCGGTGCGACTGGCCGCGAGCCGGCTCGCGCATCGCCCGCTGTGGTCGGTCGGAACGTTGGCCGGGAAGCTCGCGGCGGCCGCCGATCCGGGCATCGGGACGGCGCTGGCCGTGTCGTACGACCATCTCCCACCGGATGAGCAGCCGATCGTCCGACTCCTGGCCTGCCATCCCGGTCCCGACTTCGACGCGTTCGCCGTGGCCGCGGTCGCGGAGGTCCACCCCGACGAGGCCGATCGGCTGCTGGAGAACATCCTCGACGCGCACCTGCTCGAACAGCGGAGCGGGGACCGCTACTCCTTCCACGACCTCGTCCGGAGGTACGCCCGGATGCTCGCACCCGACGAGGCTGCAACCGAACGGGCACGGCAGCGGCTGCATGACTACTACCTGACGATGACGACGGCCGCTATGGATGTGATCGATCGGGCGCCGCGCTGGTTCGAACCGGCCGTCAGCGACCCGCCAGAGCATCGGCCGGACCTGCCTGACCGGGCCGCGGCATGGGCGTGGCTCGCTGCGGAGTACAAGACGCTGCTGGCGCTCTGCGAGACGAGTCGGGACTGGCAACTGGCCGCGGTCCTACGGACCTACTTCGAGCGAACCGGCCAGTTCGGGGACTGGCGCCGGACCCACGAGCGAGCCTTGGAGAACCTGCGCGACGCCGATCACCTCGGCGCTGCGATCCTCCACCACAGCCTGGGAAGCGTGGAAGGCTGGAGCGGCCGGCCCGAGCAGGCGATCGCTCACTTCCACGAGGCGCTGACCGCTAGTCGAGGAGACCCCGGGTTGGCCGGACCAACGCTGAACAGCCTCGGCATGGCGCTCCACCTCGCCGGCCGAGACATCGAAGCCGAAGGCTTCCTGCGCGAAGCGTTGACCATCGAAGGGCGGTCACCCCGACTCACCTCCTTGACCTTGGGCAACCTCGGCCTGGTGAACGCCCGCCTCGGTCGACGTGCCGCGGCCCTCGACCTGCATCACGAAGCGATCGCCCTGGCCCGGGGATCTGCCGCACCCACGGTGGAATGCGCGGCCGAGCTGGGTCTCGGGGAGACGTTGTTGCGCATCGACGAGCCCGATCCTGGGCCGTTCGAACACGCACTGGCCCTCGCCAGGGCGAACGAGCACGGGATCCAGGAAGCGATAGCCCTCGACGGGTTGGCCCACGTCACCGGAGAGCCCGAGTATTGGTGGCAGGCGCTGGGCATCTTCGCCCGGCTGGGTGTCGCGCAGGCACAGCTCGTGCGGGCCCACCTGGCCGATCCGACCAGCGCTCACTGTGACCTCTGCCGGGCGTCGTCCCCCGTGAACGGCGCCCGGCAGAGGTCTGCTTCAGGCCGGTAGGCGGTCCACGGTGTCCATGGCGACGAGCCACTCCCCCCTCTCGCGCACCATCGTCATCGTGACCGACCAGTGCTTGTCGAGCTCAGGTTGATCCGGATACGTCGTGCGAGCATCGACGATGGCGATGCCCGAATGGCAGCCGTCGTACACCGTCCGCGACAGCACCGTGACGCTCCAGTGCCAACCGGGGACGGCCCACGCGGCGTGCGCCCCTTCCATGTGCTCGTCCCGACCCTGGACGACCGAGCCGTCCGGGCCCTTGAAGATGAGGTCCGGATGGAGGATGGCCTCGTAGCGTTCCGGATCGCGCGCCTCGTAGGCGTCGTTGTCCTCCTTCACGGCCGCGTCGAACTCTGCGACGCACCTCCGCCGCGAGTCGGAATGCTCGAGGTCGGCGGTCGCTCCGCTGGCAGTGGCGGGTAGGACCGCCTGCGCGGCGAGCATGAGACCAGCCGCCAGGAGATATCGATTCCGCATGGGGTAGCTCCTTTCGTCCGCCAGTCACTGTGCTGGGGGCCACTACCGCGACACTTCCGGTTCGCTACCTGGCTCACGTGGAGCTCAGCGGGCGAACCGGGTCCGGAGCCAGGTGCCGATCTAATCGAAGGCGGTAGTGGCGGCAGAGAAGCCGTAGCGGAGGAAGCCGTGGAGTTGGCCGGGGTAGCACGCCTCGCCTGTCGGTTCGTGATCTGCCCTTGGTCACGAAGTGGTCACAAACGGGGTGGAACAGGGAAGTACGGCGGGGGAGGGGCCGGGAGAGCGACGGGGCGTTTGGGCAGGTGAGAGGTACTGGGCGGGATCGAGCGGTACAG
This region of Acidimicrobiales bacterium genomic DNA includes:
- a CDS encoding BTAD domain-containing putative transcriptional regulator, with amino-acid sequence MEFRMLGPLEVRREGQRVALGGRQVEKLLAGLLLASGRVVSVDELVETLWDGEPPVTARQQIHKSVAALRRKVPGVVITDGPGYRLALTGAGATLDAAQFDRLANDATIPSLTAALGLWRGAALAGIDGRVIRARAVWLEERRLVAAEKLAELRIDAGESAAVAIELPALIAAHPWRESLRVLLMLALYRSGRQADALAAYADVRTVLCEELGLDPGPELARLHEQILRADPSLGARIRTAPSTLPYDVPGFVGRASELACILGEGRIHVVEGLAGIGKTALVVHAAHRLADRHPDGQLFVDLHGFTPGRSPVDPLTALEQLLRTLGVPPARIPDGIDARSAAWRSETAGRKLVVVLDNAVDADQVRPILPGSSTCRTLITCRVRLAELVDVTTVALDVLSPREARALFAEAVGPHRIADEEANLERVLELCGRVPLAVRLAASRLAHRPLWSVGTLAGKLAAAADPGIGTALAVSYDHLPPDEQPIVRLLACHPGPDFDAFAVAAVAEVHPDEADRLLENILDAHLLEQRSGDRYSFHDLVRRYARMLAPDEAATERARQRLHDYYLTMTTAAMDVIDRAPRWFEPAVSDPPEHRPDLPDRAAAWAWLAAEYKTLLALCETSRDWQLAAVLRTYFERTGQFGDWRRTHERALENLRDADHLGAAILHHSLGSVEGWSGRPEQAIAHFHEALTASRGDPGLAGPTLNSLGMALHLAGRDIEAEGFLREALTIEGRSPRLTSLTLGNLGLVNARLGRRAAALDLHHEAIALARGSAAPTVECAAELGLGETLLRIDEPDPGPFEHALALARANEHGIQEAIALDGLAHVTGEPEYWWQALGIFARLGVAQAQLVRAHLADPTSAHCDLCRASSPVNGARQRSASGR
- a CDS encoding nuclear transport factor 2 family protein, yielding MLAAQAVLPATASGATADLEHSDSRRRCVAEFDAAVKEDNDAYEARDPERYEAILHPDLIFKGPDGSVVQGRDEHMEGAHAAWAVPGWHWSVTVLSRTVYDGCHSGIAIVDARTTYPDQPELDKHWSVTMTMVRERGEWLVAMDTVDRLPA